In the Arachis ipaensis cultivar K30076 chromosome B04, Araip1.1, whole genome shotgun sequence genome, ctccttctcttttttcttttctcatttgaatttttccatctcttctttcttttttctcctcTTCCTCCATCATGGTTATTATTATCATCGTCGTCTTTTTCTTATATGTATAACAGTTCAAATCCAGAATGCACTGAAATTCCTTAATGATAAGGACACACaaacaaactcaattcaaaacaaTTTCAGACCAAAAGTGCACCTTATTTATATTCAAAATGCACCGAAATTAAATTCCGAATTCATTAAAATTAAATCCAAAATACATCGAAATTACTTAATAATAACGACATACAAACAAACTCCATTCAAAACAAGCACAGTTTACTTAATAATAACTCAAAACAATTCCTCCtccttcattatcatcatcatcttttttttgttCAACTTatccttcttgttttaccttctcatgattcttcttgttttattctcttaacaagaataaaaataagaaaacatcaaacaaagaagaaaaaatacataatgctgcAATATCAGTAAAAAGAAGAgaaacctacattcattcaattaAATAAGATTCAATACAATATATACATGTTCATTCAAGTTTAATATGAGAAACAATACtcttaaaaaaagaaataagagtaacagaaaaaaaaaagaataataaaaaaaatacagcattaaaaaagacatttttgtatatttataacaaaattttgaTACCAAAACTTAAAAATCGGTCTGATATTATTAAaagattttgatattttttattctataaaattctatataatttaaaatttttcttttttctctagaGGCGcatgaaaagataagaaagaaggggaaaaaaaaaaaaagcgacaTGATTTTACACATATGTACCCATTTAGACTTGCTTAGTGCTTACTGTCACGTAGCCGCGATAAGTTGCTAGTCTTGTATGAAAATATACAAGAATCCTAAAATCTGATTGGTTGATATGCGCTGGTGTCCCAATAAAATAGCCACGTGTATCTAAAACTGGCTAACTCCCTTAACCTCGAAGTATCTAGATTTTCTCCCCCGCGAACCTATTTAACCGCCAAAGCTTCTTAATCGTCCGTCATCATCACCGTTAATCGCCATTATTTTCatctgaaattaaagaaaaaagacaAACGAAAGAAAGAAAACGCAGGCTCTCACGATTCTGAATCATTGCCACACACAAGAATAGAGAGTCTCCGTCGAATATACCGATCCGGGTATGAAGACCCGTTCATCCAAATGGGTTATTTGCGTCTTGGTCACTCTCTTCTGCTTCCTCGCGTGCTTCAAAATCGAAGCCAAAGCCATCGACCCTTACAAGGTTAGCTTCGCACTCCTCTTTTTTTCTTCCCCTCAATTGAGTGTTCTCAAAAGTAGGGCTTTCGAGAATTTGATAAATTACAGGAACAAAACTGGTGCAAAAGGTGTTAATTTTGCAGGGGTTAGTCATTATTGTGGGGTTTCAACTTTCAAGTGGATAATTGGTGATGTAGTTGCATCGTTGCATGCTTGgcaatatatatacttttttctttCTATGATCTTGCCTTTTAGTTCTAGTTGCTATTTGATACTAAATATGGGGCTAATCTAAAATCGATGAAATTTGGGGGTTGGAACTTGCAAAATTGGATTTTTTCCATGCCATAATTTGATTTTCGCTTGTAGTCTTGATCCGCATTACAAGAATTTGGATAATCTCTCTGTTTTTCTTGGTTTGACTGTAGAAAACAATGTTAAGCTAGTTCTAATGAGTGACTTTTGGATGTTTGAATTGAATATTCATTTTTTCAAGTCATTGTCTTTAGTTGCAACGAAAACCTGAATTTTTATGTATTTGTATGGTTTGAGAGTATAAACCTGCAAGGCTGCAAGAAGCAAGTTATTGTCTTCTATTTTGAATATGTACATTGATAACTATTTGTTTGGAGCTGTCTTTGAGAAAGAATCGAGATAGTTTTCCAAGCAAAAATAAAAGGTTTGATTATTAATGTTGATTGTGTTCATAAACTGAATTTTAATGTTTTTCATCAGGTTCTTGGGGTTGATAAGAATGCAAGTCAGAGGGAAATTCAGAAGGCTTTCCACAAGTATGTTCACACCTCTGATGTCGATGTTGTTCTTGATGCTTGTCATTTTCACATATgattgattttctttgtttattttggTTCATTTTCTTTTTCCTGCTTTTCAGGCTCTCTCTTCAGTATCACCCTGACAAGAACAAAGCCAAGGGTGCACAAGAGAAGTTTGCTCAGATTAACAACGGTACACAaagtctctttctctctctcagaCACACACAGACACAGAGACACGCCGCACCTCAAAAAAGAGGCTCATACTGAAACAAAGATTTGATACCGTTGTTCATTACTTCATTATATGATAGTCTTTTATTGTTTTGCTTGCTTTCTTTGTCGAAACATTTTTTGTTTGGGATGTTAATATTCTTTTTCGTCCTTTTCAACAGCGTATGAGATTTTATCTGATGAGGAGAAAAGGAAGAATTATGACATGTATGGTGATGAGAAAGGACATCCTGGATTTGAAGCTGGCCAAGCTGGAGGTCAGGGTGGATATTCTTATTTCACGGGTGGTGGACCGGGACAAAACCAGTTCAACTTCAGACCAGGGGACTGGCAGGGTATGGGTGGGCAAGGAGGAGGATCGAAGTCATTCTCCTTTTCCTTTGGTGGGCCTGGTGGTGGTGGGTCCGGTGGATCTGGCGGTTCTTTTGGATTCGATTTGAATGATATTTTTGGAAGTTTTTTTGGCGGTGGCAGAGGAGGTGGTGGGAGTCAGTTTGGGGGTTTTGGCAGCGGTTCAACTGGTTCTCAATTTGGAGGTTTTGGTAGTTCAACTGGTTCTCAATCTGCGTCCAAGAAATCCTCTAAAAGCTTTAAAGCCATAAATTCACGAGTATATGAGAAAGAAATATTTGATCAGGGGATGACGTGGATTTTGTTAGCTTATACACCATCATTGAAGGGGATCCAACACTTCGAATCTGTCTCTGAGGAGACTTCCAGTTCATTGCAAGGGGCATTGAAGGTTCTTATTTATCTTTAAACCTTTCTCAGTTTTGTTGATTACTTGATTGTTTGGAGCTCCATTGCTTATTTTTCTCCATTATGTTACAGGTTGGAAGTATTAATTGTGAAAAGGAAATATCATTCTGTAAGGAGATTGGTGTGAATCCGCGCAGAGCTCCACGGCTTTTTGTTTATTCTTACAAGGAGAATGAAAAGGGTTCTCTGGTTGAGTATACTGGTGACTTGTCTGTTAAGGATTTGAAGGCTTTTTGTCAAGAACACTTGCCTAGGCTTTCCAAACGGATTGACGTGAAATCTCTTGATCAATTAAGCACTACTGGAAAGTTGCCTAGGGTGATGCTTCTCTCGACCAAAAAAGACACTCCTGTAATCTGGCGTGTGCTTAGTGGCTTGTATCAAAAGCGCTTGGCATTCAATGATGCACAGGTATACACAGGGTCTCCCCCTTTGTTTAGAAGTTAAGGGAAGATAATAATTTGGCTGTTTGTGAGTTGTGGCTTTGGAGGAATAGGACTGGAAGGCAAGGGCTTGAATGGTAATTATGAGTTCGAGTTACACTCTTTAAGCCCTGATATTTTCTCTCTGTCCCTCTAAAACCTCAACTTACAAACGTTCATAAGTACTTGTCTGGTATTTTTAAGTTTGCATTCAGCTTTAAACCAAGAATATTTTGGTATTTTTAAGTTCATATTCAGCTTTAAACATTTATTTTGTGCTTATCATTTGTAGGTTCAAGATGTTTCTGATCCAAGAGTGAAAAAGCTAGGAGTTGATGGACTTCCAGCTATTGTGGGTTGGCTACCTAATGGAGAGAAGCGCATTTTGAAATCAGGGATTTCtgtaaaagatttgaaatctgcaGTTGTTGATCTTAGTAGTCTACTTGATAGTTttgaaaaattatgtaaaaaggAAGCATCTGGGCATGCTAGGAAGACGCAAACTGATTCTGAAGAGGGACACATACAGTTGCTTTCTAAGTCTAACTTTGAGGAGCTATGTGGTGATAAAGCTCCGGTATGCATCATTGGTGCCTTCAGGTCTTCTAAAGCCAGAGAAAAGCTAGAGTCAATTCTCTCTCAGGTAAGTGTAATTTCCATTTTGGTCCATGTTTGTTTTGCTCTTTGGAGAGGTCAAACCTAAGTTTAATGGTACCAAAATGAATTTGCACCATTCTAATGATTAATTCTTCAATGTACTAATGTGTCTAATTTTGTTATTTTGGATGTAAAAAATGCTATATGGGCATAAAAAATTCAGCCACCTTGtatgtgtataaatacatgtgttgatttaacttattttcaatgtgtattttgtatttctacatgtattttatattggtggCCGATTTTTTATGTACACATAGCATGGTTGTTTTGAAATAGAGGTAGcagtataattttattttatgcaaAGCTCTCACAGGGAGAGAACTTTTTTCATTTTAGGTCTCCCAGAAATCACTTTCAAGGCGACCAAATCAAGGAGCAAGCTCTAGGGATTCAATATCCTATGCGCTCTTAGATGCTGCAAAGCAAGAATCATTTCTAAAAGCATTCACCAAGACAGATTACAAGTCATCAGATAAATTGTTGATCGCCTACAAGCCTAGGAGAGGTAAATACACTGTATTTAAGGGTGATATGACAATGGAGGAGGTTGAGAATTTCATCAGCTCAGTCCTCAGTGGAGATATACCCTTCAGGGAAACACAAAATAAACCTCTACTCAAGTAGAAGATTAAACAATAATGATGGGTTTTGCAGCACTTTTGGTTATGCCAACCCATGTACATAACTCACAGAATAGGGTCTTTTGTATTTTATACCAGCAAAGAATATATGgaggttttaaaagaaaaaatgctAATTGAATATTGATGCGTCATGCATGGGATAATGGGATGCTGCATCTTGCTCTCACCGTCACTGGCAATTTTGCTTTGAGAACAGACTACAATGAATTTTGTTCTTTAGACATGTGATGTGCTTGGTGGAATGATGAGCATGTAGAGTTGTAGTCATGGGTGTGGCATTATCTAAAAATGTCCTTGAGGCAACTGTAAAGAATACTCAAAAATAGATCATAATGAGAGATATATTCAGAATCAATTCTATCAGAGTATTCTATAAGCTGCGCATTAGTATACTGTTTGATATAACCATTTGTTGTcgttgatttttctttattttttttttgtttgtgcgTGGCGGTGTTGATATATTTTGGCGCTTTGATGTTCATTTTTTGTGGTGGGTATAGAGAGGGCTTTGTGATAAAAAGGTTTATTAGTCCTGTGGGAGTTTTCATCTTGCAAGATTTTAATTTAACTTTAACCTCCGAGACCAAATTTTTTTTAGACTTTAACCTCGAATGAAATAATAATGACTGCAAGCTGTGGATGGTAATGGTAGTCGGTAGATATCTCCAGAAAAAtgaaacaatgtatttattattagATTATCTGAGGAATTGATACATACATAATAAACCGTCTTTGAAGatttttcattttaataataaaattgctAGTCAATTGTCAAAGATATTCATttcaaatttagaataaaaaataaatctcCACTCTTGTACGTATTGCAACTTGCATGCATTAACATTTTCCTGACACGAGGCGAAGATTTCAATATTTCCAGAGTATAAAAAACAACGTGGTGAGTGGTGACCCCTTTTAACGTAATTAAAAAAGGGTCACTCTTTATTGGATTCTATTACCACAGGCTTTCTGGTTTGTTGCCTCAATAAATCAGTGGATCTGGTTTCTTAATAGCAAAAGAACAAGAGTAAGTAAGAAATAAATAAAGACAAAATATAAGGAAATaacgtttttttttaaataatataaataatagataaaaaaattagtcttaatttaaaatttaaaatttaaattaattaagtttATTTATGTTTAGTGAACTTGAGATGTAATTCattgtttatattatttataatttctGTTGTCAATTAAACAGAATTGATAAGTAAATAAACCATGAATTCCGTGAAATCGTTTAGATTAAGGTGGGTGTTTAAGTTGTAAATAGAGAATCTCAACTAAGTTTATAAAAAATTGAAGCATAAAATGAAACTTAGCAAGTTGAGCAACTTGTATCATTAAAAGGTATATGGCACAGTTTGGTCCATAAGCTATTTTAAAGTTCTATTATCAAATACTAGGAATgaacaaaaatatattaaagtACGTATGTAGTAAATTGTTTAGAGTCGGAGAAATATAGAATTACAATTACTTTTCGCCAATACAAATGTGAAAGCTTAAAGAGTTGAACCGTTATTTCTAATTTTGTTGTTCATAATTCAAGGGGTCAAGGGTCAAGAGTCAAAGACAGTGGACACGAGATTTCTAGTTTCTTTATAGTGTATTAGTGTTACCTGTTGCCGTTGTTCGCCAATGGTTTGGAACGAAATTTCTGGAACAACTCAACATATTTTTGCTATGAGTTGTGAGGATTATATTAACAAATGTCAAATAACAATAATCAAGATATGATCGAGTcgcaaaaaatattaattttaaggtgaaatatatttttatccataatattttttaaacattttaaaaatatttttaaattttgatttattttaattttatctcttaaattttttatttatattaattttatttttattgttaattttttaaaagttagcttttatttttagttgtacTCTTTTCTTATACTCATTAGTCGCCATCATCATTGTGAGTGAATATAAGTGAATTAGTCTCTATTAATTTTGATTGCTGTTAAACTATAGGTACTTTTactatatatgttgtattatttcaTTACCCAAGATAGGTGCTACAATTGAGTAAATACCCATAGTCGTCCCTGAGATTCACGCAAATACCCATAATAATCCTTAAGATCCCGATTTTCCTATTGTAGTCTTTCAGATAGAGCTCTGAGCACTCAAACTGGTCATTGGCCATATTTcaggtgatgactcatcaccggaGCGCTGACGTGGACTCGGATTGCCACGTGGGAGGAGTCCAAAACGTCGTCGTTTTGGGTTTGGCGCCCTAGAAAGCCAAAAACGACGCCGTACACAAACACTTCACTTCACTCGTCTCTTCTTCGTCCACCATCtgacttcttcttcatctccccATCAATGGCGTAGCCATAGGGTTGTATTCGCTGGGTTTAGGAAAATTTGAGAGAAGAAGTAATCCGACCAGAAGTTGTTATCGTTCTTCCCCTCCTTCACCATAAGCACAAGGTTCTGACTTTGTGATCAGACTCAAGGTaaccttccttttttttttactttacatTTTCAATACAGTGTTGGTTGATGATATGCAAGTTGTTAGTATAGTTGAGGTTCTGGAGTTTTGGTGTCATTGTAGTGTCTAGGGTTTGAAGGCTGGCTGGAGTTTGTGGGGTTACTCTATTTAACCCGAATGAAACAGGGATGAAACAGGAGTTTTATGCAGGATTGGAAaaatgttttgttttcttgtggtgattttttttaatgcattagTAGGCTTTCAAATTCTGCCCGTATTatgtgaaaatttaaaatttcttgcAGATGGAAGAGAAGTTGGACATCATGTTTCATCATGGGGTGAtttcaaaaaaaatgaagaaaggaTTATGGTATATCCTCCGACAACAAAGCTTATTTAGGTGATCTAGACCCATCGGCATAACAGTGAACAGAAACTAAAATCATAATCCAATCCCCAAGAGATTTCAGTGCAGGGAGGCACTTAAAGGTGCAAGCATTCTGTTGCAGCCAAGGGCACTAAAGAGTAGCACAAAATGCACGTTATCTCAGGATTTTGCTCCTTCATTTTACCAAAACCTCTATGAACACTTAATGAAAATTGCTTTAGGTTCACCTAGTGCTTTTCAAATACATCATAAAGTTGTTCCATAAAGAAGTATATGTCTTGCCATGCAGGCAATTGCCACTGTGATTTCTGGTGGATCTGGCTGCATTCTTGTATGCCAGCTTAACTGAATTGtagttttatgttttatttttattttttggtggaAAGTGCTAAGAGGTTGACATTTTTGCCACACATGCAGATAGCCTTGTTTGTCTCTTCCTTTGATGTTGTGAGGTCAGGTTGGCttctaaattttttgaaagacaTTAGTGCTACTCGTATAAAAAAATGCAACAAAATCTTTCCAAGGTTTGTGTTCTGGGTTATGTACAGTCTTTTGCTGCTGAAACCTTGCAAAAAATTTCTGATAAAACCAATGCCAATGGTAAGTTTAAGCATAATTTATGTCCCGTGCAATATAACCACTAATCACCCTGCATATttgttatttttctaaaattgataTTTAGTTCATTGTCTTGCTTTCCTATTTGGCattaattgcttttattttgttttccagtactCAAGGCATTTCTTGTATTCTAGTCCAGCTCAACCATTAGGTCCTGAAGACTTGGTTTAGAGAATGGTTTGTTACTTTCTGTTTTGTCATTTTCCGATATGCTTGACCTTCAGTATTCTTAGACTGCTTTTTTTAGGAATTGAATGGCATTGTTCTCCTTTAACTATGGCATTGTTCTGTTTATGATGATGCTACAGATGGCTGGGAAGGTGGTGAACATCAAGCTTCATTTCCGAAGATCACAACGTGTAGTTCAAGGGTCTAGAAATGTTTGCACTTGTGAATGTAGACCTGGCAACGTCACTAATACCATTCCAATTGTCTCCTgattcattttcttttctctttacaTGTGTAACACCTAAGCTTTTGCTTAATTTTTTTTCGTGATTTTTTGCTACAATTTTTTAGGCTATTTGTACTTACAACTTTTACTGCAGAAGAAGAATTTTTAATTGACTGAAACACTAAAATAAGATGTATTACGGCCAACTTTGGTTTGAACTAAAACAGCTTATAAAGATCGTAATTGCCCATCATCAACCAAGTTCATCGTGGTGGAAACATTAGTGGTAAAGATTTGAACAGAGCTTCCACCTGCAGCGCTACCACCACCCATCATCGGCATGAGTAGCGGCCCAGACGAAAGAGTATGAACAGCAAGTagtatatgaaaaagaagaagaagagatgaagacgAAGCAGAGATGAACGGTATGAAAATTTGAGAATTTAGGGTTACATATAATACGAGGGACCAACATGGGTACAAATTAGAAATTAGCCAGCTCAGCTAGCCATTGGACCCCTCCAGCGTGGCAATCCGAGGCCACGTCAGCGCTCCGATGATGAGTCATCACCTGAAATATGGCCAGGGACCAGTTTGAGTACTCggagctctatctggaggactacaaTGGGGAAATCGGGATCTTAGGGATTATTATGGGTATTTGCGTGAATCTCAGGGACAACTAT is a window encoding:
- the LOC107639706 gene encoding dnaJ protein ERDJ3A — encoded protein: MKTRSSKWVICVLVTLFCFLACFKIEAKAIDPYKVLGVDKNASQREIQKAFHKLSLQYHPDKNKAKGAQEKFAQINNAYEILSDEEKRKNYDMYGDEKGHPGFEAGQAGGQGGYSYFTGGGPGQNQFNFRPGDWQGMGGQGGGSKSFSFSFGGPGGGGSGGSGGSFGFDLNDIFGSFFGGGRGGGGSQFGGFGSGSTGSQFGGFGSSTGSQSASKKSSKSFKAINSRVYEKEIFDQGMTWILLAYTPSLKGIQHFESVSEETSSSLQGALKVGSINCEKEISFCKEIGVNPRRAPRLFVYSYKENEKGSLVEYTGDLSVKDLKAFCQEHLPRLSKRIDVKSLDQLSTTGKLPRVMLLSTKKDTPVIWRVLSGLYQKRLAFNDAQVQDVSDPRVKKLGVDGLPAIVGWLPNGEKRILKSGISVKDLKSAVVDLSSLLDSFEKLCKKEASGHARKTQTDSEEGHIQLLSKSNFEELCGDKAPVCIIGAFRSSKAREKLESILSQVSQKSLSRRPNQGASSRDSISYALLDAAKQESFLKAFTKTDYKSSDKLLIAYKPRRGKYTVFKGDMTMEEVENFISSVLSGDIPFRETQNKPLLK